DNA from Halobaculum sp. XH14:
GCGTTGTTCACGAAGCAAAAGCCCATCGCGTCGTCCTCGACGGCGTGGTGGCCCGGCGGCCGGCCGAGCGCGAACGGCGTGTTCCGTCCGCCCTCGCCGGCGAGTGCCTGCTCGGCGGCCCACTCGGCCTGCCCGGCGGCCGCGAGCGCGGCCGCCCAGGTTCCGTCGCTCGCCACGGTGTCGGGGTCCCAGTTGCCCCCGCCGGACTCGCAGAACGACTCGACCTCGTCGACGTAGTCGTCGTCGTGGACCGCCGCGACCGCCTCCCGCGAGGCGGGGTCGCCCTCGACGTACTCGATGCCGTGCTTGCGCTTCAGGCCCTCGCGGATGGCCCGGAGGCGGTCCGGGTTCTCCGGGTGTCGGTCGCCGGTGTCGTGGTCGAGACAGGTCTCGCTGTAGCCGAAGCGCATCTACTCGAAGAGGGCGAAGTACGTCTCGATGTCCTCGGCCTGTACGGTCCGCCGGTTCGCGTGGTGTGCCAGAATCGTCGCCGCCCTGGCGACGTTGTCGGCGTAGTCCTCGAGGATGTCCGCGAGCGCGACCCGGGCGTCCATCGAGACGCGGAACGAGTCGTCGATGTCGAGGCGCGCGATGCGGTCGACGGGCGCGATGGGGAGGGTGAGCTCCTCGCGGGCGACGAGTCGTTCCACGCCGAAGTCGGCGGGCATCAGGGTCTTGCGCCCGTCCTCGTGGGCGAGTTCCGCGGCGTCGGTTGCGAGTTCCGCTCCGCGGGTCTGGATGCGCCGGGCGAGTTCCTCGGCGGCGTCGGCGCTCACCCGGAGGTCGCCCGCGTTCCGGCGGATGACCTCGTCCACGGGTGCGAACGGAAGCTCGACACTCATACACATACGCCGGGTTCTGTCCTGTATAACGCTTTCCGTTGCCGTGATTCAGGCTCTCGTCGGAACTGCGTCGTTCGTTGATCACGGGGTGTTGTCGATTTCGGCTGTCCGGTTCGTCGTGAACTACTGTGGTGCAGACCGCGAAAGCCCCCGCGGCCCCTTTCAGTCCCACCCGGCGGGAACTCGGTCGAACGTCGCGGGCCCGACTACCGCTCGCGCCGCCGTGGGTAGTCCGCCGGGACGTCCGTCAGTCCAACCGGCGGGTACGTCGGCAGCAGGGGTGTGGTCGCGTTTACTGGCGGTCGGCGCGCGTGACGCGAACCCCCTCGTGGGGTGAGTCGACGCGCGCGAGGGATGAGCGAGTCGGCGCGCCCCTGTGGCGCGCCAAAGCCGAGCGAATCGGCTGGGGAGGGCGTGGTGCGGTGCGGTTTCAGGTGAGCTAGGGATAGTGGTTCGCTGCTTGATTGCCGAATCGTCCGCTGCCCGACGGCCGGTACACACTGAGCCATCGAAACGGGGACGACACCGCAGAAAACCCGCCGGAAACTCAGAACACGTCCTCGGCGTCGATGGAACCGCCTTGCTCCATCCCCCGGACGGTCACCTCCTCGCCCAGCCGCAGGTTCGCGCCGGTCTCGACGCTGCGGGTCTCGGTGCCGTCGTCGAGGATGACCGGGTCGCCGGCCTGGACGACCGTGCCGGTGAACTCCACGACGCCGCCCTCGTCGCCGCTCCCGCCGTCGGCGTCCGCGGTCGCACCGGCCTCGCCGGCCGAGTCCGACGCGCCGTCGCCGAACGAGGAGAGGCCGCCCTGCCCCGCCTCGCGGTCGGCCGCGGCGGCGTCCGCGCTCCCGCCCGCTCCGCCCGCGGAGCCGGTCGGCGCGTCGCCCTCCAGCACCGAGACGGTCGAGCGCCAGCCGGCCGAGGCCTCGAGGTCGTCCTGCCAGCCGTCCTGGATCTCGACGTCCGTGAAGACGACCCGGTCCGCGAGGTCGATCTCCTTGTCCGCCTTCTCGCCCCAGAGCGCGACGCGGATCTCGCCCGTCCCGTCCTTGACCCGGACGTTCCGGACCTGCCCCTCCGAGCCGTCGTCGCGGTCGAACGTGCGCTTCTCGTCCGTCTCGATGACGCCGCCGGCGATGTCGACCGTCTCGCCGAGTTCCAGCGCGGCGATGTCGGTCGTCTCCGGGACGTACTCGACGTCCTCGTCGACCGCCTCGATCGCCCCGCGGTCGCCGACGTGGAGTTCGAGCGAGCCGTCGCGCTCCTTCACGTAACCGTCGACGACCTCGACGGTCGTGTTCGGCTCCAGCTCGGTCGCGCGGTCGGCCTGGTCGTCCCACAGCGTGACCCGGATGCGGCCGGTCTCGTCGCCGAGCGTGACGTTCGAGACGCGGCCCTCGGTGCCGTCGTCGCGGTCGAACGTCCTGATCGTGTCCGTGTCGAGCACCTTCCCGAGGAGGTTCACGTCCGAGGTACCCATCGCCAGGTCCTCGACGCGGTAGCTGTCGGTCGCCTCGACGTCGACCTCCGCGTCATCGTCCGGTTCGGCCTTGTCGACGGCGACCTCGAGGCCGTTGTACCCCTCCTTCGGGCGGCCCATGATCCGCAGTACGTCGCCGGCGTTCAGCGTCTCGGCGGCGTCGACGGCCATGCCGTCCCACATCGAGATCGTGATGCGACCCGACTCGTCGGCCACCTCGACGTTGAGCACGTTGCCGTCCTCGTCCTCGCCGTCCCGCTCGAACGTCCGCACCTCGCCGACCGTCATCACCTTGGCGAGGAACTTCACGTCGTCCATCCCCGGCTCGATGTCGGCGACCGAGTTCACCTCGTCGTCGCGGAGTTCGTGGGCGATGAGCATCGCCGCCGTCTCCTCGTCGGCGAGCCCGCCCATGTCCTCGACCTTCTCCTCGACGGCGGCCTCGAACTCCTCGAACGGGACGTCGGTCTCCACGTCCTCGTAGACGTCCTCGATTACGCCCATGGTTCTGTTCCGGTGTGGGCGGAGCCGTCGCTTAAGGGTTGTCGTTCGGAC
Protein-coding regions in this window:
- a CDS encoding histone codes for the protein MSVELPFAPVDEVIRRNAGDLRVSADAAEELARRIQTRGAELATDAAELAHEDGRKTLMPADFGVERLVAREELTLPIAPVDRIARLDIDDSFRVSMDARVALADILEDYADNVARAATILAHHANRRTVQAEDIETYFALFE
- a CDS encoding single-stranded DNA binding protein translates to MGVIEDVYEDVETDVPFEEFEAAVEEKVEDMGGLADEETAAMLIAHELRDDEVNSVADIEPGMDDVKFLAKVMTVGEVRTFERDGEDEDGNVLNVEVADESGRITISMWDGMAVDAAETLNAGDVLRIMGRPKEGYNGLEVAVDKAEPDDDAEVDVEATDSYRVEDLAMGTSDVNLLGKVLDTDTIRTFDRDDGTEGRVSNVTLGDETGRIRVTLWDDQADRATELEPNTTVEVVDGYVKERDGSLELHVGDRGAIEAVDEDVEYVPETTDIAALELGETVDIAGGVIETDEKRTFDRDDGSEGQVRNVRVKDGTGEIRVALWGEKADKEIDLADRVVFTDVEIQDGWQDDLEASAGWRSTVSVLEGDAPTGSAGGAGGSADAAAADREAGQGGLSSFGDGASDSAGEAGATADADGGSGDEGGVVEFTGTVVQAGDPVILDDGTETRSVETGANLRLGEEVTVRGMEQGGSIDAEDVF